In Catharus ustulatus isolate bCatUst1 chromosome 36, bCatUst1.pri.v2, whole genome shotgun sequence, a genomic segment contains:
- the POLR1H gene encoding DNA-directed RNA polymerase I subunit RPA12, with protein sequence MDQSRFRSRLEFCPECGSVLPRPGPPSSICCPRCCFSLQCEDFEGCSVRSRLELTPLEAGGGRGRDGPAPPEGPTVERRCPRCGHEQMRFHTRQMRSADEGQTVFYSCPRCRFQEKEDS encoded by the exons ATGGATCAGTCCCGGTTCcgttccaggctggaattctgCCCCGAGTGCGGCTCGGtgctgccccggcccggcccccccAGCTCCATCTGCTGCCCCCGCTGCTGCTTCAGCCTCCAGTGTGAag ATTTCGAGGGCTGCAGCGTGCGGAGCCGCCTGGAGCTGACCCCGCTGGAGgccgggggggggaggggcagggacgGCCCCGCCCCCCCAGAGGGACCCACg GTGGAGCGGCGCTGCCCCCGCTGCGGGCACGAGCAGATGCGATTCCACACGCGCCAGATGCGCTCGGCCGACGAGGGCCAGACGGTGTTCTACAGCTGCCCCCGGTGCAG